A segment of the Salmo trutta chromosome 3, fSalTru1.1, whole genome shotgun sequence genome:
TTATCTTCAATAAATGCctgtcttcaataaacagaagagGGGTATGAGGAAGATGTCAGCTTGACGTCGAAACGTCAGTCACCTGTTCGCATCCTGTACAAGAGGGGTAATACTACGACGCAAGCTAGATCTACTCCGGGTTTTATAAAGCTAgtcagcttcagttagcttcacattccagctcaggcctTTATTCATTTTACAAAGGTGCAAGGTGGATATTGTTCGTGTCACCGCTGCTTACTCAAGCTGAGCTCGTGTTCATGTCGAACGGAGAAGTCTTTACTAAGACAATTGCTAAAACGTAAATCCATGGGTGTCACAGTGTCACATTTTCATTTGTGCCGAAATCAGAATGAAAGAGaagttatcttgcaaattcagcaggctatggtggGAAATAGGCTGTTAGAAGTGCCGTCTTTCTTTTATTACGTATCGGAATGCCgtctttggtgtgcttatcaaaGAACAAGCGCCTTTTACCCACTAACGTTACCATCGATAACATATTTGGATTAAGTCGTACAAATGTTTTACTGTGCGTGATGTTTCaaatgcattctgtcattactaaatgtgtaatgtgtaagGTATtttaacgtttaaaaaaaaaaaaaaaaatttttaaatgtgatttaataaaatatttaaacaagtcgtcttcctcaaatgaaggggatgacGACCCAATATTTACGGGGGGAGGCAATCCGATTTCATTGGTCCTTAACTCGCGGCTCAGACACTAAATTCAAATAAAATGAGTTAGCCCTAGTCTGTCccagagcaggttagttctgaaggattcttTTCTATAGAAATATAGCCACATTCGTGTCACCGGTTATCCCGATTTGAACTCAGAGTTAACTTTGGTCAACTCGCTAATTTCTCAAACCAGATTCgtagtataggggggggggggggggagagagagagagagctggctaactcattgaacCTGCTGTGTATTATATGCCAATTTCCCAAATCAAGCAAATAAATTCCTGGCTGTTTTAGTTCAAGTTGTAACACAACACCGTTATGAACAAGGTCTGTTTATGATGGCCTTTGTCACCTTTGGTTCAACTCATTACGCCACATATTATTGCAGGGATGTTTCAATTACAATGTTGGCAAACAAATGACTGTGTTACTGTACTACTCCTACCATGAGAAGGCGGTTTACAGTAAATACTGTGAATGCTTTTCATGTGAGGCAATCCAAATCTCCAGTTAAACTGTTTTCAGTGAATAAAGTCCAATGCCACCGAGAATCTTAAATCATTTCAAAAATGTTCTTTCACTGCCAAAATGTCGCCTAGTAAATGAATTATAATCACTTTTAACTTGAACAGAAAAACtaatgtaataaaaaataaacatttcctTTTAACACCTGAAGCTTTTtttgatttatatattttttattcactTCAGTGACAGATGAGGAATTAGTGTTGTAATTGGCCCAGAAGAGAGAGGGCCACAGGTACCACTGTGAGTACCGCTACAAAGCACAGCCTCTCAGGCTAATGAAGATACGctatgcagacacacacagtcactgttcCCACTTCCACTGGCAGCTGGCGTTTAAATGGATGTTTGTTGTACAAACAACCAAAATATTACTGTGTTCGAGTTGAAGATGCTGCGAAATGACATGAAATGCAGTGGTTGCATAATCGATTCCGTGCCGTTTGAATTCGTCTGAAGCGATTGGAATGTTTTTGAAATACACACAAATGTTTCTTCTTGCCTCGGCTTGAACCACACCTCTGCCGTGACCCTGGAAGGACGAGGTCATGTTCATAAGACACCTAGGACTGAAACAGGTATTACCTGGacttattttttttgtttaatgcgaaatgttttaaaaatggtTTCTGTTGCTTGCCCTAAAGAACATGACCCTGAGGATAGCCCACCAACATCAAATGGTTACGCCTATCCCAAAAGAATAGACACACAATGAAAATATGGGATTGACCTAAGGAACATCACCTTACTTACCCTTTGACCTTTGAACTCTTCTTGCCCGGTTGCCGTGGTTCCTGAGAGGAGGCGGGGTCTCGTGGCTCGGCCGGCTGGTCTGCATCCTGATTGGATGCGGCTCCAGCGGCGGCGGGGCCGGACGACGGGGAGGCGGAGCTGGCCTTTAGCGTTTTCTGGAGGTTtgacacctgagagagagggaaggagagagagaaggaaaggtaAACGAATTAAGTTTAGGACAGAACAGAAGTGCCTGAATCAAACTAAGGCCGACTCagaatgtactgggctgtcttggATATTTTCTTCTCACAAGGTCCTTTCCAGCCGCTATGGTGGAtgcgtaaccaggccagcccaaTACAGCTTGGCTTGGCACTGgtttggctcagtagtgtgaaaagctTAAGGTGTTGTTATTATTTCTAATAAGAGGTTGGAGAGTAACTTCTACCTCAAGCTGGAGAAGATTGACTCGGAGGACAGAAAAGCCACCTGTGGCCTACAGCCTAAATAAAGACACTGGACAGAGCTCTAAATTGGACACTGAATTAGGTCATTGAGTAATGAGTATACGTTTTGCTTATGGCTTCACCTCtaccagagaggaggaggagaagtgagAGGGTTTACTCCAGCCAAATCCTGTCCACGAAAATAAGACAACAAAGTGAGGAATTGTTGATTAATGGGTGTCAAATTTGGTCAGCAAAACATTTAATTGCTAATTTGCTATTGTAATGGTTAAGTTGTTTACGAATGCAATGATATAAGTGGATGCACGTGCCATTTCAGCACGTGGCAAAACGACTTTATAacggagttgtgcctgttgttaatacgcgtatctgccctctcattagCTAGAATAGACCCACCTGATCTCACCTCCTcctgcctgccttccatctttgaggacatgtatttccattgttagagctgtcacttgactatcttgtcaatataatagatgaTCTTTGACTCTACCCAGAGAAAAGTGGCTACTGGTACTAACCTCTGTCTCCACCTGAACTTTGACCTTCAGCTGGCTCTCTCTGTATTGGTTGGCTCTGGTTACCTGCTCCTCGATCCCACACAGGACCGCCTCACATCCTGaacacctgagagagagacagataattaTTTAGACACTGATATGACTGATCATACTATCTATTTTATCCCATTCTATACATTATTTATTGCATCTATCAAGTCCActgtttattttattgttttcctCTTTTAATTTGTCTCATTTAGAAAATGTATTGGTCATTATTATGCATCCACTGTAAGAAATGTTTCTATAAATAAAGTTTAACCTcgtcctatacacacacacacacacacacacacacacacacacacacacacacacacacacacacacacacacacacctgggttggagtcaattccattttaattcatgaagtaaactgaaattgcaCTTCCAATTccatctttttttggggggggggggggggggttcagtttacttcctgaattgaaatggaattgactcaAAACCCTGACACATGCACGGTTCTTTCGCACACACATATCACTAACTAACCACTCCTGCAGTGTGTTTGCTATGTTGGGCAGCTCGTTGGGCCCCAGGTCTCGGCCCACGCTGCAGTCCACCTCCACCTGCTGGTTCCTCTGGTCCAGCTTGCCCTGAATGATGTCACAGTAGACCGCCTCAATCAGCAGGTCCTCCAGCTCCCGCACGTTCTTCAGCTCCAGCTGCTGCAGGAGCAGGGAGTAGGGCAGGcactgggggaagagggagacCGAGAATGTCAAATTCTATTATGTTGGGTCAATAGAAGTGAACattcacagggagagagagagcgagagagaaagatgtTGAATTTGAGATGCTCTTTATGATGTCAGTGAGGAGGGAGTCGAGTGAGAGTGGTGGGGACAGAGGGCAAGAGAGAATGTCAAATTCTACTATGTTGGGTAAACAGAAGTTACctggcacagagagagaaagatgttgAATTTGAGATGCTCTTTATTacttcagtgaggagagagaagagatgatgTAAGAGTGAGGAATGGAAAGgtaagagagaggggtagaggaagagagggCGGGTCAATATAAATTTACAAAACCATTACATGGAAATAGCtaccagagagaggaggggagtttGGAgttttaaaggggcagtgcaagaaaaaattggatgtaacttttatttatttatatatttccacactatgggGTCAGAAAttcagaaattgtgaaaattatgataatgcactttttgtaaaagctgtttgaaaaaaaaatgctttgaatttcagcctgttcaggtgggatggatATTTTGGCCCACATCATGATGCCACAATGTGATATGATTATATAGACCAATGACTGTTCATCTGGGTAAGGGTGTGGGCTCTAGGCTAtcctatcagccaatcagggTGGTGTATGTAAATATCTTCACATTTGTTTCCTAACGCCCACACGATCAAACTGAGCATTTCAAGGGCCAAAGGAGGCTCAGTGAAATAAATTCTTACAAATATATTTTGTAGTTATTTTCATTAAATAAACTgtgatttattagacatacagtgatgatttaaaaataaaattacaAAGACTGCATGGGGGCTTTAACAAGTCTTTATTGGGCAATTCAATGATAGATtcacccattttcaatgtttttgtgcatctctgagcaaTGTTCTGTCGATTCccggggtcatttcatgttttcatgtgtatctgagcgaTTCACCGTTAAAGCACAGAAATACATTCGGCcaataactcagatacacatgaaaacatgaaatgaccccggGAACCAATAGAACATCGCTCAGAGATATAACGATATAACATTTTAATGGGTGAATCTTTGCGTTAAGGTGTGCCCATACAGACATTCAATGTGGCATACTTATACTATGACAATCTAAAAAATAAGACGGAAAGAGAAAGACgagagagaaatgggggagggagggagaagggagagtaatacagaaagagagaaatgaatcaataaattatttattagggagtggggagagaatgagagatgggTGAAAGCAAGGTagaaagagagacgggagagggagaaaaaatatgaaatggggaTGGGGTTGAAATGAGGTAGCGAGAGAGCCAATCTTAGAGTTAGATGAATAGACAACAGAGAGCAACAAATACATTAAGAGACAGAGAGCTCAAAGAAGAAAGGACAGGATACTTAACACAGTATCTCAATGATTTAAATCTCAGCTGCTATCATTCTCATCTATGTGATATAAATAAAGTTAGATCACATCACAGACAGACTCTTAATAAAGTCCTTCACAACACAGAGTCATTTATCTTGTTCATGTGTCAAAGTTACAAAGCAAGTTGTCTCATAACCACACTTGATCATATCATTAAAATCAAAGTTGAGCGAATGACTTGCTATTTTTGGTACTGAAGCTTGCTGAGTATCGTTAGGACTACAATTGTAGGTAGACTATTAGAGTCCATGGAAATACCGCACTAAATTATTATTTGACCTGCAATTCTTtaataacaaaataaacagaaaaaCTAGACAAGGTAAGTCCAGAGAGCGTTACCTTCCGATGAAATGGCAAACGGATGATGGCTATCATTATATTACATATCATTGTCAACTATTTCCAGAATTATAATGTGAGTGACCCACATTGAGCGTACTAAAGCGAGCAGAGTaaggcatttaaaaccagatGAATGGGTGATACTCTACCTTGAGATTGGATGCCAGACTGATGATGGAGAGGTGACGGAGTTTGTTCCTCTGGGCTGGGGTCAactccgggagagaggctgccctcTCTGAAAGAATAACATACCACAAACAGACAAGGAAAataaacagacagcgagagagcaaCAGAAAGAGACACGTCATGACAGGGACCGTTCATAACAGGGACACATCATTACAAACACAGGGGTACAGGCTCTGTCCAGGCAGAAACTGCTGCTGCCTTTTAAATTCCACAAGGGAATACAATGAAAAAtcatttaagtgtgtgtgtgcctgcgtatGTGGTTGCTTTAAAAAGAAACTTGAGTATTGACAGTCTTTCCTCAGTGCTCCATTTTGCAATTCTAAAAAGCACTATGAAAGTGAATACGATGTGTTGACATAAAAAGATTTGTATTTCTCTCTTCCGTTTTGCTTGTCTCTTATTAAGTCTTGTTACTAAATGTGTCGCTAAAGAATGACAAGTCCTTTACATATTCAGGTATTTCAAAGGATATTCAGGATTTAATTTGGCAGTTTGTGACAATGCAACCAATTACAACCAATATGAATGTCTGAGAGAAGTCTGTTCCTGGTTGagtcccaataatctctccttcctcctgaagtGTCATTACTAACCACAAATGTacaagcattggattggtgtaggcaGGCTAAAGTAATGGTAGTCAACTGTTTCAGCGGGGACCCCATTTTTTCCAAccagaatttctggggaccccATTTTTTCACCAGGAATGTTAGAGGGAGTTTCCATATACCAGGTATTTAATTCCAAATCCACAAGGGAAAGTGAACAAGTGCATACTTCTAGAGAAAGGAGAGGTTATTGGGGACGCAACCTCTGCTGTGCCAAACATTGTCACTTGGTTCCTCGTGTAGGATCAAAAGAAAGTATTGTGGTTGACTCTGTAAATTACAGGGGGCTGTGACAACCTACAACAGTGATGAGAAGCCTGGCCTGCAGGGCCGATTGGCAGTGAGAGAAATACTGCTAATAATAAAACAGCTCCAGGGATATTAGATGACTTCTTTACACAGCAGCGCTGCCTGCCACTGTCATACCTTTATAGTCACAGTAGGTTCCATAGGCGAAGAGGTTGAGTAGCTGATACACTGGTGCGTGCGGGCCTGTCTCCAGCTTGGGGTAGAGTAGAAGGTGGGGGGGGACAGATAGAGGGGGCTTGTTATGGTCTCTAGCTATACCACCTCCAGTGAGAGCTGTGCCTTGAGAATGGCTGTGACGGTGTGCTTGTTTGTGAGTGTGCttacatgtgagtgtgtgtgttacctctctGACGTTGGGCAGCTCAAGGATGTCTGAGAACACGTAGAGGCCTGGTGTCTCCAGCAGAGAACTTATGGCCTGGGCCAACGCcgggcctgagagagagaggagctgctctACCtccatctgagagagagagagagagacagagagtgagagtgtgtgtgcaggAGAGAGTATGAGCTACAAAGACAGAAGGCAAACAAAAGTGAGTAGGAGAAAGACAAAATGAGGATAAGAGAAGTAATGACAGAGAGCGTGAGTAATGCAAGAGcgtgagagaaagggggaagagaTGAAAGGAAAAAAAGAGACAATGTCTCGAATAAAATAGTTTGCCTTCAATGAACAGTTAATACTGCATATCTTACATTTGAGAGGCTGATCAGCTTCTTTAAATAGCAAGACAACTTTAATACTTTATTAATGTATGCCTGTAGCTCTGTCTAACCAAAACAATCATATGAATAGCCCTTGTGGCAAGACTCCAAATCAGTAATTCAATTTTCACTCTCATAAACCGATGTGTAGGCAAGTGTTTTGAAAAACACCCTTCTGATCAAAGCTAGTCAGACACAGATTATTCTTTTACATAATTAAATGGGACTTGCTTAATATGAAATGGGCCCTACTAAAAGCACTGAGAATGTATTATTTAAGATCTAACCTATTTGTATTTGATATGCTGTGCTATTTGGTGAGAATAATAGGGAGACACAGCAGTACTTACAaatagcctagctagctatatagttGTAACCTTCCTAGGCTGGGCACTAGGACACTCCATGCCATTGTCAGATAATCATGACTTTGGACACTTGGCTACTACTTCACAATGTAGCTATTTAGGTAGCCAATTAACGTTACCCTCAACTAGTCGGCTACTATAGGCTAACCTGGGCACATTCAGTAGGGCACAATGCTGTGGAAAATATTGACTGACATGTAAAATAAGGAATCCTGTCAGATCAATTCTATCTGCATCGTTCGACCTAGTGTGGAGGGTTTTGAGTCAAGCTCATTCAATGCTGAGTCCCAGGGCAGGGACCGATTTTCTGACtaatactaacgttagctagctagcgt
Coding sequences within it:
- the cops7a gene encoding COP9 signalosome complex subunit 7a; the encoded protein is MEVEQLLSLSGPALAQAISSLLETPGLYVFSDILELPNVRELETGPHAPVYQLLNLFAYGTYCDYKERAASLPELTPAQRNKLRHLSIISLASNLKCLPYSLLLQQLELKNVRELEDLLIEAVYCDIIQGKLDQRNQQVEVDCSVGRDLGPNELPNIANTLQEWCSGCEAVLCGIEEQVTRANQYRESQLKVKVQVETEVSNLQKTLKASSASPSSGPAAAGAASNQDADQPAEPRDPASSQEPRQPGKKSSKVKGLRGSGKIWSKSN